Within the Epinephelus lanceolatus isolate andai-2023 chromosome 22, ASM4190304v1, whole genome shotgun sequence genome, the region tctcACTCTAATTTGGCTAATATCCTGAGGCTCAGGTAAGTTTGCTAATTAACTGACCAACTCAGCAAACAACTGGTTTTAAACAAGGGTGGGGAAACTGCAGGGTGCTCCTGGAAtccttttactcttttaatgcTAACAGTTGTTTACTGTTCATTCAAAGATCCCCATTATAAACATATGAATGTGCCCctagtcttcctggggtcctcCACATTTGAAATTAAGTACAAACATAAAATAGGAGTACAGACAAATTAAGATCTATAAACAATCAAAATACCAAACTGATACTCAAATGATATAAAATGAGATGTAAATGTAGACTAAACCATAATTCAacaaagcagcagaaaggaaaaacACTACAAACAAAAGTGATAATAAAACAAGCACACTAATCaggtaaatgtatttatttaacaaaacattCATTCAAATTTGAATTTTACATTGCTTCTATGCCaggaaataatttaaaaaaaagattcacaGATAGGCAACCAAACATGCAAACTGCAAATTATGGCAGCATGTAAATCCACATAAAGAGTctcaaaaaattaattaattggtatagttaaacaataaaatgaaataaaaatacattaacatAAGTCAATATCAGTTTTGGCCAAATTCACAATTAAATCAGCACAGCACCCTATGACTCCGTAATCTAAATTATGTAATGACAGGAGCCCATAGGATCAAAAACCTGCCTGTCTTTACAtggactttttttccattgagCACATTTTTATGCACCTGTCTGCCAGTCCTCCCTGCAGCTCTAGTGTTGTCTCTAAAACGTCAGTCATGAACGATAACGTCATTCTCCTCTGCGCCCTTTCTTATCCTGTACACCTCGAAGTTGTTGCGGGCTAGCTAGCCTCTCTCCTTAGTAAATATCCCATAGCTCTCTCTTGGCGTATACTCCTGTCTTCTGTGGTGCTTGCTCTATTTTCTGCAGCCGTTACTCTTTCATCCAGCTTCTCCACTTGCTTCTTCATCTCACCCATGGATATTTCCAGCCTGTTGAGGGACAGTTTGGTGTCCCGCAAAGAGTCACTATTCTCCTGTCTGAGTTTCCTCAACCCTGCTAGCATCTCCAACTCTCCACTTGTTTCACTGCAAGCCACGCCTGGCATCATtgcagctagcattagctgcTTTGTGCCGGCCttaattttgtcatgttttcctGATTTGGTGTCCTTCTTGTTCGTTTTCTGACTCAAGCTCATTGTAGTCGAGAGTTTGTCATGCAGTCTAGTGTTCATTTGTCGACTACATCTCTGCTTTAGGCTATTTTAGTTCAGGGTCTGGTGGAGCTGGGTGTTCAATCATCTTTCTTGGTCATGACATAGCCAGAAGTCCAACAGATACATTTATAGAAGAATGAGGATATAAAAATAAGAACATAAGTACATTCAAATAGGGCTGTGTGCTTATCTTATGGCAAGATATTTCTTTGTAAGCTTTTTAATGGTAATTTTTTCATTCATAGTAGATTTTATATCAATAGGAAGAGAATTTCAGATTACAATGGACCTGTATATAAAGGTAGATTCAAGAAAATTTATTCTTGGCCCCAGGAGCATTATTTGTTTTAGGCTGTAACTCTCTCCTAGCACAGAAGGGGCAAATATGGCCTCAGACTTGAAGGTGCTGACTCTCAGAATGAGGCTGATTTGTTTGTCAGTTTGAATCCACCAGTCGGCCGGAGCCCTTCTGTATGGAGTTCGATGTTCTCCTTTtttcagcgtgggtttcctgtGGGTTCTCCgtctcctcccacaatccagTGACATGCAGGCTAGATTAATGGTGACTAAATTGtcagtaggtgtgaatgtgagcgtgaatggtttctgtctctgtgtgttagcccctgtgacagtctggtgacctgcCCAGGCTGTACCTCACTTAGCCCCCCGCAACCCTGTActaggataagtggttatgaaaCATGAACAAATGAATGAGTACAAAATACATAATGAACCCTCCCCCGAATATAAACATGTCTGTACCACAGAGCAGTAATCAGTCAGCACACATCGCTACCTCAGAGTAGGAAACCTCCCAGACACTGAACTCTCCTATCAACAGACTGTATTATTTTATGTTTCAGCATGACCAATAAAGATGCCACAACACTGTCATACATCCAATAGTTTCCTTACAACACAGCAAGAGGATCTATGCTTACAATCAGCGTACTGTTGGTAACTTAAGTCAACATTAGGGATGGGTACTGAAATCTAGTATAATGAGCCCCTGGGCTAAATTCCCAAGACCATAGTACTGATAAGCACCGAAGTTATTGGGTCTTTTATCAGTACTTTTAAGCATTTTGGTTTGATTCATTATCATCCTGCAACCTCTCACCTGCACTCGGTGCAGGGGCTGACCTcgaccacacagacacacacacagacacacacactcatgtgcGCGTGACACGGAGTAATGTTGGTgaacagcagagaggctgtggtggaaacaaagtgaagatagcTCAAAAATTACTAGAGTTGATGGCAACTACATTTGTTAGGTGCAATTAAACCTTTGCGAGTAAAAAGTATTCATACTTATAATAcctcatacatacacatattcaGTGAGaataaacatgtagacagcaaTATTTCAttctgctctgtccacagttCCTCATCAcacagtaaaaagtacaaaaatgcaGATATTTAAACTGacacaaacctttttttttttcatgttgtcaCAAGCATTTATAACAACTTCAACTGTCAACTTTATATGTCCCAAAAAGACAACTGGTTTTACACCATGGAGTGCAATAAAATGTCATCCCATTATTGTAAGACAATGCCTCAGATGGCTTTTAGTACATAGTTTGGTGGTCATGATGATACCAGTTTTGCTGTAGATCAGGCATTAAGTTAATAACAACTTTTTCGccttaaacgctgaaaataaaataaaagagggagacaggtttttcctattttatcttattttgttatatttctccctctcccctctctgggagcgtcttacctcccgccgcccgctcccgtctcaaacacggaggcctCCCTCTCCGCAGAGCCCGCACTCccggccccgcacatacccccgaagctcgggtctccctctccgcgtaGCCCCCCCACCCTCCCGGCTCCTCTCCGCTCCCATGGCCGACCCTTGCGCCCTCCGACTGGGgtccctctgtttttgtcttttatgcaagaggtacattatcaatatctcctccacagtcgccatgtttgtttttgagtttgttgttgtcataaacttttgactctgggctgccccctggtggatatattggttaacatccatgccaacataaaggacgcatggaagcatgtgggcagtgacagtaacatcgtttgaaacggacgtatacattttcgtacgtaaagggagcataaatgggcctttagtccaactgaaattggactatccgtagctcgactaacacacctagataattTTATGCATGTACCATTATTTCTTTTGCAAGCTTTTACCCTGAAGAAGAAGCAGATGATgtagcagcagtgcagtaactcccagaaaaacaaacaaacacacaccatggtgACCGAGAAGCAGAAGACGCACTTCTGGACGGATGAGGAAACTACATTCATGCTCCgacagctaaaggagctaaacaTTATGAAGTTTATGGATGGTAGGAAATCGCAAAACGCCAATTGATTATAAAAAGTTTCTGAACAAGAACCGGAGCTATTTCACTAtgcactatattaaaaagtatgcAGCACCGCCCATCGAGGCAGACTCAGACGTACTTTGTACTTGGACAAGACAAGAAGGGGCGGGCTATGACCTTAATTCGACTACTGCATGCATGTAAACGTATTGAATGTCGCTCTCCACCACCTTATCTGCGTCAGCGGAGGTCATCATGTTGGCCACATCATCTGCGTCCATTTTGCTCAACACCTAATCGTTGTCAGCGGGGGTCATGCTATTCGCCATCTCATCGCCACCAGAAAAGTGGTTttgaaatgaattaataaatattacaggtacacagacacagaaaaaaagcacaaaaatgcAGATATTGAAACTGACACAAACCTTTTATTTCATGTTGTCACAAGCTTTTACATCAATGTCACCTGTCAACTTTATTTGTCCCGAAGGACAACTGGTTTAACACCACACAGTGCAACAAAATGTGGTCCCATTGTTGTAAGACAATGCTTCAGAGGTCTTTAGTGTACACAACCTGGCGGTCAAGATGATATCCGTTTTACTGTAGATCAGGTGTTAGGTTGGAGAGCTGCATAGATAGAACATgtacacatgtatatatatcgtacaaaatatacattttttttaacgatTTTTGAGGGATTCTCACGTCTTAGCTTATTGAGCATCGTCGTCGGAGTCTGCGTCATCATCAGAGtcgctgtctgctgctgcagctacgTCAGCTTCGTCGTCGGAGTCTGCGTCATTGTCAGAGtcgctgtctgctgctgcagctacgTCAGCATCGTCGTCGGAGTCTGTGTCATCGTCATTGtcgctgtctgctgctgcagctacgTCAGCGTCGTCGTCGTCAGAGTCTGCGTCATCGTCAGAGTCGCTGTCTGATGCTGCAGCTACTTCAGCATCGTCGTCAGAGTCTgcgtcatcatcatcgtcagaGTCGCTGTCTGCTGCTACAGCTACATCAGCGTCTTCGTCGGAGTCTGCATCATCGCCAGAGTCACTGGCCGCCACCAGATCATCTGCGTCAGCGGAGGTCATGTTGCTTGCCACCTCATCTGCATCAGCGGAGGTCATCATGCTGGCCACATCATCTTCATCCAAGCTGCTCAACGCGTCATCTGTGTCAGCGGAGGTCATGTTGCTTGCCACCTCATCTGCATCAGCGTCATTCATGTTGCTCACAGCCAGGTCCTGAATGTCAGAGTCGGACATTGCATCGTCGTCAGTGACGTCTTTGAGCGCCTTGTCTATTGCAGGGCCGTTCTTGGCAATAGCATCGTCCAGAGCCTTTTCATCTTTAGAAGAAATTGCATccataaataaaagacagttagTCAAACTGTTGTCTGTAAAGAACTTGGCTGACTTCCTAACATACATACAGAAATATGGAAATGCATCAATACATAAGACATCTGGTGCACATATCACACTACTTCAAGTATTATGACAACTATCACATTACATTAGATCGTCTAGTTACCTGGGTCTACTGTAGCAGCCTTTTTGGctggtgctgctggtgctgcagTGATCACAGCCACCAAAGCAAAGGCCAGCACCAAAATTTGGATCTTCattttctgaaaaaaatcataaaaacttACATAAATACTATCAAACGGACTGTGAGCATTTAAGTAACTGACTCTGTTGGGTTTGTGAACGGAGTGAAATAAATGTACTGGACTCACCTTCAGTTTGCAGTTGCTCTCTGGTCCAAATGACTTCAACTCGAAACAGGAGTATTCTGACTGTCTGACCGATGCACCTCAAATTTATACCCCTTTGACCAAAGTACGTTTGTTTACAGTAAGTACAGCATCCAATGAAAAGTTTCCAGGGTTTGATGGTCTTTGACAAACAATGCCCGAAGGCTAATGATGTAATGCAAagacacactgtgacatcaaGGATCAAGTGAACGCTTGTATCACTTTTATTTGCTAATACTGAATACTCATCAGGTGTACAGTATGTTTGGAAGTCCTTCAGTGAATTAATTGGGAGCCTCCTGGCGTTGATTGTACAGCTGTGGTTTtgatatttgtttatttctaaaCATATTTAACTTATAATGACACAAAGCATTACTGTATTCATATTTGCCTGATATATTCTTAATCATATAAAAAATGAGTATGGCACATTTCAAATCACACAAAACAAGTCTGGAAAGTCTTTCAGGAAAAATAATCTGAACAAAGAGCCTCTGAAACTCTGAAACCACAAAAGTGACCTGACTTTTAGATGctcaaaaacttttttgtttgtttgttttttttaactctcaCTCTAATTTGGCTAATATCCTGAGGCTCAGGTAAGTTTGCTAATTAACTGACCAACTCAGCAAACAACTGGTTTTAAACAAGGGTGGGGAAACTGCAGGGTGCTCCTGGAAtccttttactcttttaatgcTAACAGTTGTTTACTGTTCATTCAAAGATCCCCATTATAAACATATGAATGTGCCTctagtcttcctggggtcctcCACATTGAAATTAAGTACAAACATAAAATAGGAGTACAGACAAATTAAGATCTATAAACAATCAAAATACCAAACTGATACTCAAATGATATAAAATGAGATGTAATTGTAGACTAAACCATAATTCAacaaagcagcagaaaggaaaaacACTACAAACAAAAGTGATAATAAAACAAGCACACTAATCaggtaaatgtatttatttaacaaaacattCATTCAAATTTGAATTTTACATTGCTGCTATGCCaggaaataatttaaaaaaagattcacAGATAGGCAACCAAACATGCAAACTGCAAATTATGGCAGCATGTAAATCCACATAAAGAGTctcaaaaaattaattaattggtatagttaaacaataaaatgaaataaaaatacattaacatAAGTCAATATCAGTTTTGGCCAAATTCACAATTAAATCAGCACAGCACCCTATGACTCCGTAATCTAAATTATGTAATGACAGGAGCCCATAGGATCAAAAACCTGCCTGTCTTTacatggactttttttttccattgagcACATTTTTATGCACCTGTCTGCCAGTCCTCCCTGCAGCTCTAGTGTTGTCTCTAAAAAGTCAGTCATAAACAATAGCATGTCGTTCTTCTCTGTGCCCTTTCTTATCCTGTACACCTCGAAGTTGTTGTGGGCTAGCTAGCCTCTCTCCTTAGTAAATATCCCATAGCTCTCTCTTGGCGTATACTCCTGTCTTCTGTGGTGCTTGCTCTATTTTCTGTAGCCGTTACTCTTTCATCCAGCTTCTCCACTTGCTTCTTCATCTCACCCATGGATGTTTCCAGCCTTTTCAGGGACAGTTTGGTGTCCCAGACAGAGTCACTTTTCTCCTGTCTGAGTTTCCTCAACCCTTCTAGCATCTCCAACTCTCCACTTGTTTCACTGCAAGCCACGCCTGGCATCATTCAAATTGATTCGCTTCAGTAGGCTCCTTGCCCTCAATTCCTAGACCCAGGCTGCCTGTAGCACTTATGGATTTACTTTTATCAacaattttaacttattttggaaCCAGTCCCCTTTTTACAGGGCTGACGGGCTTCACCGGAGCAGGCTGGGCAGCCGCATTTTAGCATCtaacattcagcacgctgttcaGTGTGCACCATGTGACTGACAGTTATGTACATTGGAAGCACACGCCCCCCTGCTTTCCTCTTGGTTCATCCCCAACCCATTCCCACATCCATATCCATCCCAGTCAGAATTTCAAATAGATTTAATAGACCAGCTTCACCATGGACCAATAGCAACCCCAAAAACTTTCCTGTCACACCTGCTTCACGCTTACTACATTCAGATGATGAGTGCACGTTCGGCACTCATCATCGTAATGTTTAACAAAGACATGGCTTCGCACTGACACACCAGTTGTTCTCACCGAGGCCTGCCCACcaaatttgaattttttattttctactagGAGGGGGTAAAAAAGGGGGCGGAACTGCTTCAGTCACCAAAAATACACTGCACTCTGCTAAAGTTTCTTTTAACAGCTACACATCATTTGAGtatcatgcctttgtttttagcagtcCTCCTATTCTTtgcatcacagtttacagaccaccCCACCATTCCACTTTTTTTATCACTGAATTCTCAGATCTATTAACAATCATACACACAACCTATAAcagaattttaataactggtgattttaatttacatgttgataaTACCTCGGATCCAATGTCCAGAGaattttaaaccttttaacctgcatggattttaaacagcatgtCACACAGCCgactcacaacagaggacacaccctggacctggtcataacctatggcctgtccactggtgtgtcctctgttgttgacctggctgtgtctgaccactactgtgtgtattttaacatcaccaattttagccatcaggaggccccggtgagaacggtgaggaaacgctacctaacttctgaagtggctgcaaatatcgagattttacagagcactcctgctgaaattttacctgcaccctgtgattttatagtggacaattttaacagtaaattaaagtcaacacttgattcagtggctccacttttaaccaaaacaataaaaacaaaacctacactcCTGTGGAGAAATGATAATAtcaaaaaactgaaaagaaaatgcaggagtgcagagaggaggtggagaaaaaccaAACTGACAGTTCATTATGAAATATTACACGATCAACTCAAATCctacaataaaacagtcaaacaggcaagaatatcccacttttcaaaacacatttcCGATCATACAAACACCCCCAAATTCCTTTTCTCCACCTTCAATCTTTTAACCAACACCAATTTTAATAAACCATCCAAGATGTCAACAGACGCCCTCTGCGAGGACtttaagtttattcactttattaagtttattcactttattaatccccctgaggggaaattcaatgttttcactcttgcttgtcaattacacacaggtctgaaagacacacacatgcacaaacaggacctatacatgcacaaagtggagagagctcagagtgagggggctgccctttggtcaggcacCCCGAGCGgctggggggttcggtgccttgctcaagggcacctcggcagtgcccaggaggtgaactggcacctctccagccaccagtccacgctccatattttttgGTCCAcccggggactcgaacaggtgaccctccggttcccaacccaagtccctatggactgagctactgcagaccacttcagaagtaaaatcaatGATATCAGATCTAGTCTTTTATCTCAacagaatgtaatttttaacacacctgaacagttgcttttacctgaggaaacactggagagttttgccctggttgatgcaagGACAGGTAAaccctagtctcgccaccagacaatcagagatctccgccttctgatagtctggggacactcctttctaaagtgtgtttaacacaccggcgaaaaccgccggcaacaaagcaacgcctcttgcatttttgaaaaggacacgccttctcggaaatgtgcgctcccccttttctcatccgcaaggaaacaaacacacagagagcttgaaaatggatgctgagagatttaactccgttttttaacgtgtgctcatccgtgaagaaaatattttttccagcggatgtcttagttacaacatgattgagctaactggagtagtttcatgtcgtatccgacaacgggaggcttttaacagatgacgtccagatgttagctttgctgctgctgttagctgtccctgtcaactgcagccactgatgctttctagacatcgtgatttcccaacactcaataaataccacacatagcaacacaaaattgctttgctagctcaatcatgttgtaattaagatatccactggaaaagatatttttttcacggaccgtttaatcagttattacctattacagacaccgctaacggctaacagggctaacagataacggttagcccagctaaacgtgcacacagaaatagtaatgtttgttcaatcattgtgtttatagactttacaaacatcggattagtctaaacggtgatacagtgatgtgaaaagtGTGATAcgtaggctatatatatagctaaaagctctgctcgTTTTCTACACGGACTATAGAGgcaatcgccttgttgtttacaaggcGATTGCCTCTATAGTCcagccggacggatgagtcatggccttgtaaaagattatgtttgtttcttttaattggcgagaatgtgtcgccgcaaacgcgacaaggatccactaactttgaccgagttttctgcgagcatggctgagccattttgtaccgctatacgtgtttctagtgggactatgtttacaagcacaagagttcagcgagccaccaaaggaccgccctgcagatttactattggttctgcaacgtatggagttttttaaactctgaaattgtatccgcccatctaaacacaaaatcagggagaaagtcatcagtctttagttaagcaaagcatctaaagactgacttgtgagtctaggtaaacccaacaacctgccttttagatcCGATTCCCaaatcacttttaaaaacattttatggattctttgaggaacagattttaaatatagtaaAT harbors:
- the LOC117272739 gene encoding uncharacterized protein LOC117272739 — translated: MKIQILVLAFALVAVITAAPAAPAKKAATVDPDEKALDDAIAKNGPAIDKALKDVTDDDAMSDSDIQDLAVSNMNDADADEVASNMTSADTDDALSSLDEDDVASMMTSADADEVASNMTSADADDLVAASDSGDDADSDEDADVAVAADSDSDDDDDADSDDDAEVAAASDSDSDDDADSDDDDADVAAAADSDNDDDTDSDDDADVAAAADSDSDNDADSDDEADVAAAADSDSDDDADSDDDAQ